Proteins from a genomic interval of Lolium perenne isolate Kyuss_39 chromosome 1, Kyuss_2.0, whole genome shotgun sequence:
- the LOC127302173 gene encoding uncharacterized protein yields the protein MGNSRSTGMYCLADVRIVFQMHFGRKKNIRCNLQHHYSLGRSQARVLPFKTHVPDLEWKIQDFSLLLDLGAKSATSAAFHCSGFEWYLHVNPMHENPGSGIPYVALFLMLSRKKLKQGDTVHAVFELSIYNHSNGMYCGCQASYNFDFKNHYSKKECLIPLKELLKSSTFLVDDICVFGVEILKVDVSSPEEKAVVVQKKTTKVQNMFVQNKGFIEGTYTWTMNNFSELDSNFLRSPTFEVGGLKWYIGMYPRGDKFSTDSLSLFLYVDASKNLPLKFKNVAVMTLSILDQKNGKHLTRTAGLWVCTYGWGWSDFLGLKKLKDPSGGYLVGSNCVIKADITIVGSSTDG from the exons ATGGGCAACTCCAGGAGTACGGGTATGTATTGTCTGGCCGATGTTCGGATTGTGTTTCAGATGCATTTTGGAAGGAAAAAAAACATCAGATGCAACTTACAGCATCATTATTCCCTTGGCAGAAGTCAGG CTCGTGTTCTACCATTTAAGACCCACGTTCCAGATTTAGAATGGAAGATTCAGGACTTCTCATTGCTACTTGATTTGGGGGCTAAGTCAGCAACATCTGCTGCTTTCCACTGCTCTGGGTTCGAATG GTACTTGCATGTGAATCCAATGCATGAAAATCCTGGTTCTGGAATTCCATATGTTGCTCTTTTTCTTATGCTATCAAgaaaaaagttgaagcaaggtgaCACAGTGCATGCTGTGTTTGAGTTGTCAATATACAACCATTCAAATGGAATGTATTGTGGATGCCAAG CTAGCTACAACTTCGATTTCAAGAATCACTATTCGAAGAAGGAATGCTTGATTCCTCTTAAGGAGCTACTGAAATCATCCACTTTTCTAGTTGATGACATATGTGTCTTTGGTGTGGAGATACTAAAAGTTGATGTCTCGTCTCCTGAAGAGAAGGCTGTTGTGGTTCAGAAGAAGACTACCAAAGTTCAGAACATGTTTGTCCAGAACAAGGGATTCATCGAAGGGACATACACCTGGACCATGAACAATTTCTCAGAGTTGGACTCTAACTTCCTCCGTTCTCCTACATTTGAAGTGGGCGGGCTTAAATG GTACATCGGCATGTATCCACGTGGTGACAAGTTCAGCACTGATTCCCTTTCTCTGTTCTTGTACGTGGATGCCTCGAAGAATCTCCCTCTCAAATTTAAGAATGTGGCTGTAATGACTCTCTCGATCCTGGACCAAAAGAATGGGAAACACTTGACTAGAACAGCAG GTCTCTGGGTGTGTACATACGGCTGGGGATGGTCTGACTTCCTTGGACTCAAGAAACTCAAGGACCCGTCTGGAGGATATCTTGTAGGCTCGAACTGCGTTATCAAGGCAGATATCACTATTGTTGGGTCATCCACTGATGGCTAG